The Apium graveolens cultivar Ventura chromosome 6, ASM990537v1, whole genome shotgun sequence genome contains a region encoding:
- the LOC141666349 gene encoding uncharacterized protein LOC141666349, protein MEMHDFDIILGMDWLSEHRATIDCQGKRVIFGDADKPEFVYQGSQPKGDVKLISALKASKLLSKGCDGYLNFVKDTSKDEPHIEDYPIVKEYEDVFPDELPGLPPHREVEFTIELVPGAEPISKAPYRMAPLELQELKEGIELDPAKVEAITNWPRPSNVTEMRSSLGLAGYYRHFVEGFSSIALPLTQLMRKGIKFEWNDDREKCFQELKKRGSGGSIASLKVEPNLISSVKEAQKSDMGLKAIRSEVVGGKQTHFRVDEEGVISLGGKLCVPTDPIIREEILKEAHSSSFSIHPSSTKIETTPIHELAEIFQRDIVRLHGVPVSIVSDRDTRFTSRFWKGFQQAWGPELLRITNEKVEKVKKSLKKARSRQKSYANQHRKFGGFEPGDHVFLNVSPCKCVKRFGMKGKLSPRYVGPFDIMEKVGEVSYRVALPPQLSHVNNVFHVSDLRGYKYHPLHVVQYPLHKIRHDLSCEEEAEAILAR, encoded by the exons ATGGAGATGCATGACTTTGACattattttaggcatggattggttgagtGAACATCGTGCCACAATTGATTGTCAAGGAAAGAGGGTGATCTTTGGGGATGCAGATAAACCAGAATTTGTATACCAAGGGTCTCAGCCGAAGGGGGATGTTAAGTTAATTTCTGCTCTAAAGGCAAGTAAATTATTGTCTAAGGGTTGTGATGGCTACCTTAATTTCGTGAAGGATACATCGAAGGATGAACCTCACATCGAGGATTATCCAATTGTGAAAGAGTATGAAGATGTGTTCCCCGATGAGCTACCAGGTTTGCCACCACATAGAGAGGTGGAGTTTACTATTGAACTTGTTCCAGGTGCTGAGCCTATTTCTAAGGCTCCTTACCGGATGGCACCACTTGAGTTGCAGGAATTGAAGGA GGGCATTGAGTTGGATCCTGCGAAAGTTGAGGCTATTACTAATTGGCCCAGACCTAGCAATGTGACAGAGATGAGGAGTTCCTTGGGTCTGGCAGGTTACTACAGGCATTTTGTGGAAGGTTTCTCTTCCATAGCTTTGCCATTGACTCAGCTAATGAGGAAGGGAATTAAGTTCGAGTGGAATGATGATCGTGAGAAGtgctttcaagagttgaagaagag AGGGTCAGGAGGTAGCATTGCAAGTTTGAAAGTGGAACCAAATCTTATTTCAAGTGTTAAGGAAGCTCAGAAGAGTGATATGGGTTTAAAAGCTATTAGATCTGAGGTGGTAGGTGGAAAGCAAACACATTTTCGTGTTGATGAGGAAGGTGTGATATCGTTGGGTGGAAAATTGTGTGTTCCTACAGACCCGATAATTCGCGAGGAAATTTTAaaggaggctcatagttcttcattcTCTATCCATCCAAGttccaccaagat AGAGACTACTCCTATTCATGAGTTGGCAGAGATTTTTCAGCGAGATATTGTTAGACTTCATGGTGTGCCTGTGTCAATAGTTTCTGACAGAGATACGAGGTTTACATCGCGTTTTTGGAAGGGATTCCAGCAAGCTTGGG GACCAGAGCTACTTAGAATCACTAATGAGAAGGTGGAGAAAGTTAAAAAGAGTTTAAAGAAAGCTCGATCTCGTCAAAAGAGTTATGCGAATCAACATCGGAAGTTTGGTGGATTTGAGCCAGGGGATCATGTGTTCTTGAATGTGTCGCCTTGTAAATGTGTGAAGCGTTTTGGTATGAAGGGGAAACttagtccgagatatgttggaccttttgataTTATGGAGAAAGTTGGGGAAGTATCTTATAGAGTTGCGTTGCCACCACAGTTATCTCATGTgaataatgtgtttcatgtgtcggATTTGAGGGGCTACAAATATCATCCATTACATGTAGTTCAATATCCATTACATAAGATTAGACATGATCTTTCTTGTGAGGAggaagctgaggctatcttagctcgaTAG